The sequence CATCTCTCTTGAAATCAACATTTATCAGTGATTATGTACTGAACTTCTTCACTCGAACCTCTCTAATTCAAACATAAGACATCAAGGATATCAGGtactcctcctgccccagcccttcCTCTCCTGCAGGTCCCACTCTTTGGTAGGAGGATGGCCATTAGCCACTAGCGCCACCACCTCCCCCACTCGCCCCCAAGACTCCCTGCTGGACCTCATCAGCCACGAGGAGATGCTCTCGGACATTCTCAAGGCCGCGGAGATCACAGTTGGGCTGTGCCTGGAAGTAGAGGGCAAGGTGGCCCGTAGCACAGGGGTAGCACTGCCAACTTGCTCACTGGTGGAAATGCCTCCATCGAAGGCCCACAGGGAAGGTGCCAAAGCACAGCAAGCACTGGTGTCCACGGCCAGGAACCATCACCTGCAGAAAACAGGCCCCCAGAAGCAGCCTACGAGCAGTGGATCAGAGGTGGCACAGGATCAATCACAAACCAAGCACAGCCCTGCTGATTTCAAAAGCTACCGGATCTTTATTGGTGAAAACACGAATCCAGGTGGCAAGGTCACTCTCCTGGACCTCCGTGAGGGTGGCGTGACCCGACGTGTGATCCTCTTCAAGGATGACTTTCAAGTGGAAAAATGTTAACGCCGTTGGCAGTCACTTTGGATCTCTCATCATGACTGGTTGCTCTAGTATCCACACAACACCAGATGAACTGTCATCTCCA comes from Sciurus carolinensis chromosome 10, mSciCar1.2, whole genome shotgun sequence and encodes:
- the LOC124994830 gene encoding translationally-controlled tumor protein-like, whose amino-acid sequence is MNYFNVPIDMTETEKIHSKCFVLERSHSLVGGWPLATSATTSPTRPQDSLLDLISHEEMLSDILKAAEITVGLCLEVEGKVARSTGVALPTCSLVEMPPSKAHREGAKAQQALVSTARNHHLQKTGPQKQPTSSGSEVAQDQSQTKHSPADFKSYRIFIGENTNPGGKVTLLDLREGGVTRRVILFKDDFQVEKC